A genome region from Nicotiana tabacum cultivar K326 chromosome 13, ASM71507v2, whole genome shotgun sequence includes the following:
- the LOC142168156 gene encoding uncharacterized protein LOC142168156, with protein sequence MVSPMPRKPLILYIAALERLIGALLVQENSEGKENSLYYLSRMMMPNELKYSPTEKLCLALVFSIQKLKHYFQAHVELTDELLDEDAMVVEVPLPWKMYFDGPAHCEGAGAGVVFITSQEEVFPYSFTLTQCCSNNVAEYQALVLWLKMAVDMKQLQLHIFGDSELLINQLLGSYEVKKPELHCYHDYAQKLIRWLSDVTLQHVPRKENKKADALAALASILTLPRPNTNHYLPIMDSTTRWGWG encoded by the exons ATGGTGTCTCCCATGCCTAGGAAGCCATTGATACTATATATAGCGGCACTAGAAAGGTTGATTGGAGCACTCTTAGTCCAAGAGaatagtgaagggaaagaaaatTCCCTTTACTATTTGAGTAGAATGATGATGCCAAACGAGTTGAAGTATTCACCGACCGAGAAGCTATGTTTGGccctagtcttctcaattcagaAGTTAAAACattactttcaagctcatgtt GAGCTAACTGATGAGCTACTTGATGAGGATGCAATGGTCGTCGAAGTTCCACTGCCTTGGAAGATGTATTTTGATGGCCCTGCACATTGTGAAGGAGCTGGTGCGGGTGTAGTGTTCATCACTTCCCAAGAAGAGGTATTTCCATATTCTTTTACTTTAACGCAATGTTGCTCCAATAATGTTGCAGAATATCAAGCACTCGTACTTTGGCTTAAAATGGCCGTTGATATGAAACAACTCCAATTACATATTTTTGGAGACTCCGAGTTGCTGATAAATCAATTGCTAGGTAGCTACGAGGTCAAAAAGCCAGAATTGCATTGCTATCATGACTATGCACAGAAATTGATTAGATGGCTTAGCGATGTCACTCTTCAGCATGTTCCAAGGAAGGAAAATAAGAAAGCTGACGCCTTAGCTGCTCTGGCTTCAATATTGACTTTGCCCCGACCAAACACAAATCACTATCTGCCAATAATGGATAGTACCACCAGATGGGGATGGGGATGA
- the LOC142168155 gene encoding uncharacterized protein LOC142168155: MEEALWAYRMTHCTPTQATPYSIIYRVEAVLPLERQIPSLLLAIQEGLTEEENTHLCLEELDALDVKRIEAQQSLECYQARLSRAFNKKVCLRSFQVGDQVLAVKRPIIISHKSKSKFTSKWDRPYVVQEAYSSGAYKLADDLRIGPINGRFLKKYYP; this comes from the coding sequence ATGGAAGAAGCTTTGTGGGCATATAGGATGACTCATTGCACGCCAACACAAGCTACTCCTTATTCTATTATTTATAGAGTCGAAGCAGTTCTTCCTCTTGAGCGTCAAATACCATCCTTACTACTCGCTATCCAAGAAGGGCTTActgaagaagaaaatactcatttaTGCCTTGAAGAACTAGATGCCCTTGATGTAAAAAGGatagaagctcaacaaagtctcGAATGCTATCAAGCTCGTCTTTCCCGTGCTTTCAATAAAAAGGTTTGCCTAAGGTCTTTCCAAGTAGGTGATCAAGTCCTTGCAGTAAAAAGACCCATTATCATTTCTCATAAGTCGAAAAGCAAGTTCACTTCGAAGTGGGATAGGCCATATGTGGTGCAAGAAGCCTACTCAAGCGGTGCTTACAAACTTGCGGATGATTTGCGGATCGGTCCTATCAATGGAAGATtcttgaagaagtattatccttaa
- the LOC142168154 gene encoding uncharacterized protein LOC142168154, which yields MGHIPFAKLKCIPSVSSDLSTKQSFICSICPLARQARLPFPDSRSSSTSLFQLIHIDTWGPYHTQTYSGAKYFLTIVDDFSRATWTHLMSSKSNAFTLLKVFIATVKTQFNLSVQTMRSDNSLELEMSSSISLFFPSISIILFLPLLPLSFPPGFPPYFDDSTSNFPSVPPPSPSPSILPPSVTSSPTSISPAPAPAPVSPLPAVRKSARSHHLPSHLQNYVVQLLPSISCSSTTSTSAAQYAAVEPHSYAQAVANPVWQEAMRKEFEALEANGTWDIVELAKGKKPIGCKWAYKIKYKADGSVKRYKARLVVRGDTQIEGIDFHEIFSPVFKMCTIRCLIAYTVKQKWSFFQLDINNAFLHGDLDEEVCMKLPQGLSVASESHVHTLKSPQSTVFIAVYVDDIILTWDDMLEIVDLKSFLDDQFRIKDLGLLHYFLGIQIHYHSSGVLLHQQKFITDLLAGFDCSTVSSVICPWI from the exons AGTCTTTTATTTGTTCTATTTGTCCTTTGGCCAGACAAGCTAGATTGCCTTTTCCTGATAGTAGATCTAGCTCTACTTCTCTGTTTCAACTTATTCACATTGATACATGGGGGCCTTATCATACCCAAACTTATTCTGGTGCTAAATATTTTTTGACAATTGTAGATGACTTTAGTAGGGCAACTTGGACACATTTAATGAGTTCCAAGAGCAATGCCTTTACTTTACTTAAAGTCTTTATTGCCACGGTCAAAACACAATTTAATCTTTCTGTACAAACAATGAGAAGTGATAATTCCTTGGagcttg AGATGTCCTCTTCCATTAGTCTATTTTTCCCCTCCATCTCCAttattctttttcttcctcttcttcctctctcttttcCTCCTGGTTTCCCTCCTTATTTTGATGATTCTACCTCTAATTTTCCCTCtgttcctcctccttctccttccCCTTCAATTCTACCTCCATCTGTTACTTCTTCTCCTACTTCTATTTCACCTGCTCCTGCTCCAGCTCCTGTTTCACCTCTACCTGCAGTCAGAAAATCTGCTAGAAGTCATCACCTCCCTTCTCATCTTCAAAATTATGTAGTTCAACTTCTCCCTTCTATTTCCTGCTCCTCTACTACCTCCACTTCTGCTGCTCAATATGCAGCAGTTGAGCCTCACTCTTATGCTCAGGCTGTTGCCAATCCAGTTTGGCAGGAAGCCATGAGGAAAGAGTTTGAGGCATTAGAAGCAAATGGGACTTGGGATATTGTGGAACTAGCCAAAGGTAAAAAGCCAATTGGTTGTAAATGGGCATATAAAATCAAATATAAAGCTGATGGTAGTGTGAAAAGATACAAAGCTAGGCTAGTTGTAAGGGGAGATACACAAATTGAGGGTATTGACTTTCATGAAATATTTTCTCCCGTATTCAAAATGTGTACTATTAGATGTCTTATAGCTTATACAGTTAAACAGAAATGGTCTTTCTTCCAATTGGATATCAATAATGCTTTTTTGCATGGTGATCTGGATGAAGAAGTGTGCATGAAACTCCCCCAAGGGCTGTCTGTTGCTTCTGAAtctcatgttcatactttg AAATCACCTCAGTCTACTGTGTTTATCgctgtatatgtagatgatatcaTTCTAACATGGGATGATATGCTTGAAATTGTTGACTTGAAAAGTTTTCTGGATGACCAATTTCGAATAAAGGATCTCGGGCTTCTCCATTATTTCTTGGGTATTCAGATTCATTATCATTCTTCTGGTGTTCTGTTGCATCAACAAAAGTTCATTACTGATTTGCTTGCTGGTTTTGACTGTTCTACTGTCTCTTCTGTTATATGCCCATGGATTTGA